A single region of the Desulfomonile tiedjei genome encodes:
- a CDS encoding sorbosone dehydrogenase family protein, with protein sequence MKPNEGRDLNPQKGTRKLLSVLLPLFLVAVVLFSTACLCAPSILGRGLHLDKIKLPPGFEISLYTDKVPGARSMTLSPKGVLFVGTREEGRVYAVIDRKKSNKADEVVTIAQGLTMPNGVAFRNGSLYVAEIGRVLRFDNIEDRIHNPPKPVVVSEGFPSDRHHGWKFIRFGPDGKLYVPVGAPCNICLRDDPRFATIMRMNPDGTDLEIFASGIRNSVGFDWDPRTRELWFTDNGRDWLGDDRPPDELNRAPKKGLNFGFPFCHGKDISDPEFGVKRPCKDSVPPAMELGPHVASLGMRFYTGEMFPQQYRNQIFIAEHGSWNRSVPVGYRITLVRLENNRAIKYEVIAEGWLQGWKAWGRPVDVQVMPDGALLVSDDSASAIYRISYKK encoded by the coding sequence ATGAAACCCAATGAAGGGCGGGATTTGAACCCGCAAAAGGGCACCAGAAAATTGCTTAGTGTTCTTCTACCACTTTTCCTGGTAGCAGTGGTTCTATTCTCTACCGCCTGTTTATGCGCACCGTCCATTTTAGGGCGCGGGCTGCATCTGGACAAGATAAAGCTGCCGCCGGGTTTTGAGATTAGTCTGTATACCGATAAGGTCCCCGGCGCACGTTCAATGACGCTAAGCCCTAAAGGCGTTCTTTTCGTCGGCACGCGCGAGGAGGGTCGAGTTTACGCGGTAATTGACCGCAAAAAAAGCAACAAGGCTGATGAAGTTGTAACAATTGCGCAAGGGCTGACGATGCCTAATGGTGTAGCGTTTCGGAACGGCTCGCTGTACGTTGCCGAGATCGGCAGGGTTTTGCGCTTCGACAACATCGAGGACCGGATTCACAATCCGCCAAAGCCTGTGGTTGTTAGTGAAGGCTTTCCGAGTGATCGACATCACGGATGGAAATTCATTCGTTTCGGGCCTGATGGAAAGCTGTACGTCCCAGTGGGTGCCCCATGCAACATCTGCCTGCGTGATGACCCCCGGTTTGCCACAATTATGAGAATGAATCCGGATGGCACTGACCTGGAAATATTCGCATCCGGAATACGTAATTCAGTCGGGTTTGACTGGGACCCCCGCACCCGCGAACTGTGGTTCACGGATAACGGTCGGGATTGGCTTGGTGACGACCGACCGCCGGATGAGTTGAATCGCGCGCCCAAAAAAGGGCTCAACTTCGGTTTTCCGTTTTGCCACGGCAAGGATATTTCCGACCCCGAGTTCGGGGTCAAGCGTCCCTGCAAGGATTCTGTTCCGCCGGCCATGGAACTGGGGCCTCATGTGGCTTCTCTCGGCATGCGCTTTTATACGGGGGAAATGTTTCCGCAGCAGTACAGGAATCAAATATTCATAGCGGAGCACGGTTCGTGGAACCGGAGTGTGCCGGTCGGCTATCGTATCACCCTGGTTCGCCTTGAAAATAATCGCGCAATCAAATATGAGGTTATTGCAGAAGGTTGGCTCCAGGGCTGGAAAGCGTGGGGTCGGCCGGTGGACGTGCAGGTAATGCCCGACGGAGCGCTCCTTGTGTCGGACGATTCGGCCAGCGCAATCTATAGAATCAGTTACAAAAAATAG